One genomic window of Halorubrum hochsteinianum includes the following:
- a CDS encoding DNA-directed DNA polymerase II small subunit: MPLESNARIAKALAERGYNAEREAITLLAGAADPAAAVAAAVDHAPDEALRITADHVHEATAETERSAASSDANGQSPVETEGSATGGAGGTDAGSAAATTDGVAVTDDPRSDASTTETTTADAAAADTSTPDGSAADTSTADASPPDRSRDPDLRDLEVGNDMTGRSTGTGEYGDFVTTFRDRYERLSKILRGRVNHRPAEAIADMPGGSDAAMIGLVNDVRSTKSGHWLVELEDTTGTFPALVMKDKGLADVVDEILMDECVAVEGTLADDSGILFADSLHFPDVPRTHNPGGADRHVQAALISDVHVGSDEFMADAWHEFTDWLHTSEADPVEYLLLAGDMVEGVGVYPDQDEELEIVDIYEQYEVFAEHLKEVPADTEIVMIPGNHDAVRLAEPQPGFNDEIREIMDVHDARIVSNPATVSVEGVEVLMYHGVSLDEVIAELPEEKASYDEPHKAMYQLLKKRHVAPQFGGHTRVAPEERDYLVMEDVPDVFHTGHVHKLGWGKYHNVLAVNSGCWQAQTDFQKSVNIDPDAGYAPILDLDTLDMTVRKFS, encoded by the coding sequence GTGCCGCTGGAGTCGAACGCGCGGATCGCGAAAGCCCTCGCCGAGCGCGGCTACAACGCGGAGCGGGAGGCGATCACCCTCCTCGCGGGCGCGGCCGACCCCGCCGCCGCCGTCGCGGCCGCGGTCGATCACGCCCCGGACGAGGCCCTCCGGATCACCGCCGACCACGTCCACGAGGCCACCGCCGAAACCGAGAGATCCGCGGCCTCATCCGATGCGAACGGACAATCTCCAGTTGAAACGGAGGGGTCTGCGACCGGGGGAGCCGGGGGGACCGACGCGGGGTCCGCGGCCGCGACGACCGACGGGGTGGCCGTCACGGACGACCCGCGTTCCGACGCTTCGACAACCGAGACCACGACCGCCGACGCCGCGGCTGCCGACACCTCTACCCCCGACGGCTCGGCTGCCGACACCTCTACCGCCGACGCCTCGCCCCCCGACCGCTCCCGCGACCCCGACCTGCGCGACCTCGAAGTCGGCAACGACATGACCGGTCGCAGCACGGGAACCGGCGAGTACGGCGACTTCGTCACGACGTTCCGCGACCGTTACGAGCGCCTCTCGAAGATCCTCCGCGGCCGCGTCAACCACCGCCCCGCCGAGGCGATCGCGGACATGCCCGGCGGCAGCGACGCCGCCATGATCGGCTTAGTCAACGACGTGCGCTCCACGAAGTCCGGCCACTGGCTCGTCGAACTGGAGGACACCACCGGGACCTTCCCCGCCCTCGTGATGAAGGACAAGGGCCTCGCCGACGTCGTCGACGAGATCCTGATGGACGAGTGCGTCGCGGTCGAGGGGACCCTCGCCGACGACTCCGGTATCCTCTTCGCCGACTCGCTCCACTTCCCCGACGTTCCCCGGACTCACAATCCGGGCGGGGCCGACCGCCACGTTCAGGCCGCGCTCATCTCCGACGTCCACGTCGGCAGCGACGAGTTCATGGCCGACGCGTGGCACGAGTTCACCGACTGGCTCCACACGTCCGAGGCCGACCCGGTCGAGTACCTGTTGCTCGCGGGCGACATGGTCGAGGGCGTCGGCGTCTACCCGGATCAGGACGAGGAACTGGAGATCGTCGACATCTACGAGCAGTACGAGGTGTTCGCGGAACACCTCAAGGAGGTCCCCGCGGACACCGAGATCGTGATGATCCCGGGCAACCACGACGCGGTCCGGCTCGCGGAGCCCCAGCCCGGGTTCAACGACGAGATCCGGGAGATTATGGACGTTCACGACGCCCGGATCGTCTCGAACCCGGCGACGGTCTCGGTCGAGGGCGTCGAGGTGCTGATGTACCACGGCGTCTCGCTCGACGAGGTGATCGCGGAGCTGCCCGAGGAGAAGGCGAGCTACGACGAGCCGCACAAGGCGATGTACCAGCTCCTCAAAAAGCGCCACGTCGCGCCGCAGTTCGGCGGCCACACCCGCGTCGCGCCCGAGGAGCGCGACTACCTCGTCATGGAGGACGTGCCCGACGTGTTCCACACCGGCCACGTCCACAAGCTCGGCTGGGGGAAGTACCACAACGTCCTCGCGGTCAACTCCGGCTGCTGGCAGGCCCAGACCGACTTCCAGAAGTCCGTCAACATCGACCCCGACGCCGGCTACGCCCCCATCCTCGACCTCGACACGCTCGACATGACGGTCCGGAAATTCTCGTAG
- a CDS encoding S26 family signal peptidase, which produces MDEGDRSTDADGSAGRDERTEDGAEKELGGSSGETTDESGREALGESKGGAPDESDGEAADDESGSGPAAGDDSDTDPGVSGRERSDAEFGGGPVAGADGTETDGESVDAEGAVNTEGAVNTEGAVDAGASAGEAGDPSETDYSPESGYPSERSERAAGGGEESLLYRFRHDRDGALMWIREMLSSVAVVLLVGLLLFGVSGIWPPMVAVESGSMEPNMEVGDLVFVTEPGRLAPDAADNDVGVVTHETGESVDYRTFGSYGSVVIYTPPGRTGSPIIHRAMFHVTEGENWYDRADAEYHNAVDCESLANCPAPHDGYVTLGDNNGAYDQASGLSPPVRADWVDGVARLRVPYLGYIRLIATGQVELNEAIAQTVGVGLPASEASRAAQTGLGVSDLAARPS; this is translated from the coding sequence ATGGACGAAGGGGATCGGTCGACGGACGCCGACGGGTCGGCCGGTCGAGACGAGCGAACGGAGGACGGAGCCGAAAAGGAGCTCGGCGGATCGAGCGGCGAAACGACCGACGAATCGGGAAGAGAAGCGTTAGGCGAATCGAAGGGAGGAGCACCCGACGAATCGGACGGCGAGGCCGCCGATGATGAGAGCGGATCCGGTCCCGCAGCGGGGGACGACTCCGACACCGATCCCGGTGTTTCGGGTCGAGAGCGGAGCGACGCGGAGTTCGGGGGCGGGCCCGTCGCCGGCGCGGACGGAACCGAAACCGATGGTGAATCCGTCGACGCCGAGGGAGCGGTCAACACCGAGGGAGCGGTCAACACCGAGGGAGCGGTCGACGCCGGCGCGTCCGCCGGGGAGGCCGGAGACCCCTCAGAGACCGATTATTCTCCCGAGTCAGGATACCCCTCCGAGCGGTCCGAGCGGGCGGCGGGGGGCGGGGAGGAGTCGCTTTTGTACCGGTTCCGTCACGACCGCGACGGCGCGCTGATGTGGATCCGGGAGATGCTTTCCAGCGTGGCGGTGGTCCTGCTGGTCGGCCTGCTGCTGTTCGGGGTCAGCGGCATCTGGCCGCCGATGGTCGCCGTCGAGTCGGGGAGCATGGAGCCGAACATGGAGGTCGGCGACCTCGTGTTCGTCACCGAACCCGGTCGGCTCGCGCCGGACGCCGCGGACAACGACGTCGGCGTCGTCACCCACGAGACGGGGGAGTCGGTCGACTACCGGACGTTCGGGTCCTACGGGTCGGTGGTGATATACACCCCGCCGGGGCGGACCGGGTCGCCGATCATCCACCGGGCCATGTTCCACGTCACCGAGGGCGAGAACTGGTACGACCGCGCCGACGCGGAGTACCACAACGCCGTCGACTGCGAGTCGCTCGCGAACTGTCCGGCACCACACGACGGGTACGTCACGCTCGGGGACAACAACGGGGCTTACGATCAGGCCAGCGGGCTCTCGCCGCCCGTCAGGGCCGACTGGGTAGACGGGGTGGCTCGCCTCCGCGTCCCGTATCTCGGATACATCCGCCTGATCGCGACGGGACAGGTGGAGTTGAACGAGGCGATAGCGCAGACGGTGGGAGTCGGACTTCCGGCGTCGGAGGCGTCGCGAGCGGCGCAGACGGGCCTCGGGGTGTCGGATCTCGCGGCCAGACCTTCTTGA
- a CDS encoding AAA family ATPase, with the protein MDNGGRDRSSPDVDLDGVVLDDDENQGLFDDLLSGEPIFENKEVLRPSYTPHELPHRNDQINRMATILVSALRGETPSNILIYGKTGTGKTASAKFVSQELESTSQKYDVPCEVEYINCEVTDTQYRVLAQLANTFIEENQAVIADELDRLEGLRDDATDGDGRPTGDATAVLAGTGLDSVEALDARIEELEADAEEMEEVPMTGWPTDRVYSTFFEAVDYHERVVVIMLDEIDKLVEKSGDDTLYNLSRMNSELDRSRISIMGISNDLKFTDFLDPRVKSSLGEEEIVFPPYDANQLRDILQHRADTAFKPDALTDDVIPLCAAFAAQEHGDARRALDLLRTAGELAERSQAEIVAEKHVRQAQDKIELDRVVEVVRTLPTQSKIVLFAVILLEKNGVHNINTGEVFNIYKRLCEEIDADVLTQRRVTDLISELDMLGIVNAVVVSKGRYGRTKEMGLSVPVEETEAVLLSDSRLGDIENAQPFVQARFDN; encoded by the coding sequence ATCGACAACGGCGGGCGCGACCGCTCGTCCCCCGACGTCGACCTCGACGGCGTCGTCCTCGACGACGACGAAAATCAGGGACTCTTCGACGACCTCCTCTCCGGCGAACCGATCTTCGAGAACAAGGAGGTCCTCCGCCCCTCGTACACCCCGCACGAGCTCCCGCACCGGAACGACCAGATCAACCGGATGGCGACGATTCTGGTCTCCGCGCTCCGCGGCGAGACCCCGTCGAACATCCTCATCTACGGAAAGACGGGAACCGGGAAGACGGCGTCGGCAAAGTTCGTCTCGCAGGAACTCGAGTCCACCTCCCAGAAGTACGACGTCCCCTGCGAGGTCGAGTACATCAACTGCGAGGTGACGGACACCCAGTACCGGGTGCTCGCTCAGCTCGCGAACACGTTCATCGAGGAGAATCAGGCGGTCATCGCCGACGAACTCGACCGCCTCGAAGGGCTCCGAGACGACGCGACGGACGGCGACGGCCGGCCGACCGGCGACGCGACCGCCGTCCTCGCGGGCACCGGACTCGACTCGGTCGAGGCGCTCGACGCCCGCATCGAGGAACTCGAAGCCGACGCCGAGGAGATGGAGGAGGTCCCGATGACGGGATGGCCCACCGACCGCGTCTACTCGACGTTCTTCGAGGCGGTGGACTACCACGAGCGCGTGGTCGTGATCATGCTCGACGAGATCGACAAGCTCGTCGAGAAGAGCGGCGACGACACCCTCTATAACCTCTCGCGGATGAACTCCGAGCTCGACCGCTCGCGCATCTCGATCATGGGGATCTCGAACGACCTGAAGTTCACCGACTTCCTCGATCCCCGCGTCAAGTCGAGCCTCGGCGAGGAGGAGATCGTCTTCCCGCCGTACGACGCCAACCAGCTCAGAGACATCCTCCAGCACCGGGCCGACACCGCGTTCAAACCCGACGCGCTCACCGACGACGTGATCCCGCTCTGCGCGGCGTTCGCCGCACAGGAGCACGGGGACGCCCGCCGTGCGCTCGATCTCCTCCGCACGGCGGGCGAGCTCGCGGAGCGGTCGCAGGCGGAGATCGTCGCGGAGAAACACGTTCGACAGGCGCAGGACAAGATCGAACTCGACCGGGTCGTCGAGGTCGTCCGCACCCTCCCGACCCAGAGCAAGATCGTCTTGTTCGCCGTCATCCTCCTCGAGAAGAACGGCGTCCACAACATCAACACCGGCGAGGTGTTCAACATCTACAAGCGGCTCTGCGAGGAGATCGACGCCGACGTCCTGACCCAGCGGCGCGTCACCGACCTCATCAGCGAACTCGACATGCTCGGGATCGTCAACGCCGTCGTCGTCTCGAAGGGCCGATACGGCCGGACGAAGGAGATGGGCCTCTCGGTCCCCGTCGAGGAGACCGAGGCGGTCCTCCTCTCCGACTCCCGGCTCGGCGACATCGAGAACGCGCAGCCGTTCGTTCAGGCGCGGTTCGACAACTGA